The DNA segment TAAACAATTTATAGAAGAGTATAAAAAAGAAAACTATGTATAAAAAAGATTTTCCATATTTTAGTAACTCAAATAGTGTTTATTTAGACAATGGGGCAACGACTCAAAAGCCTCAAGCTGTAATTGGTGCAACAGTCGATTACTACTCAAAATATTGTTCAAATACACACAGAAGTAGTTTTGGAGATGCAAATAAATCTACAACAGAGTTTGAAAACACAAGAGAAGTTTTAAGAAGATTTATAAATGCAAATAAAAAAGAAGAAATAATTTTTACAAAAGGGGTAACTGAAAGTATAAATTTCATAGCCTCTTCTTTTGCAAGAAGATTTAAAACAATCATCATCTCAAGTCTTGAGCACCACGCAAATATTGTGCCTTGGCATATGCAAAATAGAACTTTAGGAAATGGTCTTGAAGTTGTAAATTGTAATGAAAATTTAGATTTTGATTTTACTCATTTTGAAGAACTTTTAAAATCAAATCCAAACTCTTTTGTAAGTATTGCTCACGTAACAAATGCTTTTGGAAAAGTTCATGATATAAAAAGAATTATCTCTTTAGCTCACTCTTACAACTGCCCTATTTTAATAGATGGTGCTCAAAGTTTAAGTAGTTTTAAAATAGATGTTCAAGAACTTGACTGTGATTTTTTTGCCATTTCAGGACACAAAACTTTTGGACCAACTGGAGTTGGAGCTATTTATATAAAAGAAAAATTTCATGATTTAGTAGAACCTTATCAAACAGGTGGAGCTGTAATAAATATTGTTGATTTAGAAAAAGGGAGTACTTTTTTACCAAGTCCATATAAATTTGAAGCTGGAACTCAAAATATTGCAGGAGTTATTGCATTTTCTAAAGCTTTAGAATATGTAGAAAATATTGGATATGAAACAATACAAAAAAGAAAAAAAGAACTTTTAGAATACCTTGATAGTGAACTTAGAAAACTTCCCGATATAATATTTTATAATGATTTAAAAGATTGTAGTGGAACTAGAAGTTTCAACTTTAAAGGTATCATGCATGATGATATTTCAATATTACTTGACAAACTAAAAGTTGCAGTTAGAGTTGGTCATCATTGTGCCCAACCAATTATGAAAAAACTTGGAGTAAAAGGGACTATAAGAGTTAGCCTTGCTTTTTATAATGATTTTGAAGATATTGATAAACTTATGGTTGCTCTTAAAAAAGCACTTTCTATGTTAAAGGATTAAAAAATTATGAGTATAAAACAAAGAATTGAAAATATAAAAGAAGATTTAGAATTTTTCGATGAAGAGTTAGCAAAATATGAATATATTATAGATTTAGGTAAAAAACTTCCTTCATTTGATGAAAAGAATCAAATTCCTGAAAACTTAGTTCATGGATGCACTTCGCAAGTTTGGTTAATTTGTGAAAAAAAAGATGACAAACTGTTTTTTTATGGAACAAGTGACGCAATAATAGTAAAAGGTTTAGTTTATATTATTTTAGAAATTTTCTCAAACTCTACAATACAGGAGTTAAAAGAAGTTGACATGGATATTATAAGAGAATTAAATTTAAGTGAAGTTATTACTCCAAATAGACAAAGTGGAGTTATTGGAATGATTAAAAAAATAAAAGAATATGCTTTAAAATATTAAGGAAAAATAATGAACGGAATTTTCAATAAAGAAGAGATAAAAGAAAAAATTATAGAGAATTTAAAAAAAGTTTATGACCCAGAAATACCTGTAGACATTTATAATTTAGGGTTAATTTATAATATAGAACTTGAAGAAAGAGAAAATTATCTATTTTGTGAAATAGAAATGACTCTTACAAGTCCGGCTTGTCCTGTAGCTGACAGCTTACTAGAACAAGTAAGATACGTAGCAATGGCAGTTGATGAAGTAGATGAAGCAAAAGTTAATCTAGTATTTGAACCTGTTTGGGAACCTCACATGATGAGTGAAGATGCAAAAGAGATTATGGGAGCAAGTGGAGCTGCTATCTCTTGGTAAAAACATAATA comes from the Aliarcobacter cibarius genome and includes:
- a CDS encoding aminotransferase class V-fold PLP-dependent enzyme → MYKKDFPYFSNSNSVYLDNGATTQKPQAVIGATVDYYSKYCSNTHRSSFGDANKSTTEFENTREVLRRFINANKKEEIIFTKGVTESINFIASSFARRFKTIIISSLEHHANIVPWHMQNRTLGNGLEVVNCNENLDFDFTHFEELLKSNPNSFVSIAHVTNAFGKVHDIKRIISLAHSYNCPILIDGAQSLSSFKIDVQELDCDFFAISGHKTFGPTGVGAIYIKEKFHDLVEPYQTGGAVINIVDLEKGSTFLPSPYKFEAGTQNIAGVIAFSKALEYVENIGYETIQKRKKELLEYLDSELRKLPDIIFYNDLKDCSGTRSFNFKGIMHDDISILLDKLKVAVRVGHHCAQPIMKKLGVKGTIRVSLAFYNDFEDIDKLMVALKKALSMLKD
- a CDS encoding metal-sulfur cluster assembly factor, with the translated sequence MNGIFNKEEIKEKIIENLKKVYDPEIPVDIYNLGLIYNIELEERENYLFCEIEMTLTSPACPVADSLLEQVRYVAMAVDEVDEAKVNLVFEPVWEPHMMSEDAKEIMGASGAAISW
- a CDS encoding SufE family protein; its protein translation is MSIKQRIENIKEDLEFFDEELAKYEYIIDLGKKLPSFDEKNQIPENLVHGCTSQVWLICEKKDDKLFFYGTSDAIIVKGLVYIILEIFSNSTIQELKEVDMDIIRELNLSEVITPNRQSGVIGMIKKIKEYALKY